In Paraburkholderia terrae, a genomic segment contains:
- a CDS encoding carboxylesterase/lipase family protein — MKHEQLSSPVVTCTEGALAGIASNGVEAFFDIPYAADLNQPRRFSLPGEPTPWQGVRDARRPGPVFPQTQSRLTAVMGTTPGFANQSENAFALNVWRPARTCNTSDGLPVLVWIHGGGWLTGGAPLAWYHGDRLAASGRVVVVSANYRLGALGNLYLPGQTAGSMALHDLVAALRWIHKNIGSFGGDPSRVTVCGQSAGAWYTAALTRSPLGTGLFSQAVLLSLPGSIAPHEPEQAAAFAYSFCELLNVPPTLDALRQLSVDRILEGQGLFARAHPAFADIPPTFLPLVSDALPANLSEIDQSQASNMRFLLGSLPEEMGAFFSHDESILTASDTSTLQRLSVCSESGGVRFPKARRDGSGTDNYIRLLHAVSDEIFRAPTQKLADRIADHGGTCYVYEFVLRSRMPGTGACHCFELPYLFDTFDAWSNAPMLDGLDVEAARRVSADFQESILCFVEGGDPNCGRLPNWPRYTSRDRLAMHFDTAPVVGTFDVSVTTIHS; from the coding sequence ATGAAGCATGAGCAGCTTTCCTCACCGGTCGTAACGTGCACTGAGGGTGCTTTGGCGGGTATCGCAAGCAACGGGGTTGAGGCGTTCTTCGATATTCCCTATGCCGCAGATCTCAACCAGCCTCGGCGGTTTTCCCTGCCTGGCGAGCCCACTCCCTGGCAGGGAGTACGTGATGCGAGGAGACCGGGCCCGGTGTTCCCGCAGACACAGAGCAGACTAACAGCCGTAATGGGTACGACGCCAGGATTCGCAAATCAGTCTGAAAATGCGTTTGCGTTGAACGTTTGGAGGCCCGCACGTACTTGCAATACGAGCGACGGGCTGCCAGTACTGGTATGGATCCATGGTGGCGGATGGCTGACGGGCGGCGCGCCACTAGCCTGGTATCACGGAGATCGACTGGCTGCAAGCGGGCGCGTGGTCGTTGTCAGCGCAAATTACCGGCTCGGGGCGCTTGGAAATCTTTATCTTCCTGGGCAGACAGCAGGCAGCATGGCGTTGCACGATCTGGTTGCCGCGCTACGGTGGATTCATAAAAATATAGGGAGCTTCGGTGGCGATCCTTCTCGCGTCACGGTTTGCGGGCAGTCTGCGGGGGCATGGTATACCGCCGCATTGACGCGTTCACCACTTGGAACCGGGTTATTCAGTCAGGCAGTTTTGCTAAGCCTGCCTGGTTCAATTGCGCCGCACGAACCGGAGCAAGCAGCAGCGTTTGCGTACAGCTTTTGTGAGCTTCTCAACGTTCCCCCAACGCTCGATGCCCTCCGCCAGCTGTCGGTGGACCGAATACTTGAGGGGCAGGGACTGTTTGCCCGCGCTCATCCGGCGTTTGCCGATATTCCGCCAACATTTCTGCCACTTGTGTCCGACGCATTACCCGCAAATCTGAGTGAAATCGATCAATCACAGGCCTCGAATATGCGGTTTTTATTGGGCTCACTACCTGAGGAAATGGGTGCGTTCTTCTCGCATGATGAGAGCATTCTGACCGCAAGCGACACTTCGACGCTGCAACGTCTTTCTGTTTGTAGTGAAAGTGGCGGGGTGCGATTCCCAAAGGCGCGTCGGGATGGGTCAGGTACGGATAACTACATACGGTTGCTACACGCCGTTTCAGACGAAATCTTTCGCGCGCCGACCCAGAAACTGGCGGACCGGATCGCTGACCATGGAGGCACCTGCTATGTATATGAGTTTGTGCTGCGATCGCGTATGCCGGGAACCGGTGCATGCCATTGTTTTGAATTGCCATATCTGTTCGACACATTCGACGCGTGGTCAAACGCGCCGATGTTAGACGGGCTAGATGTAGAGGCAGCGCGCCGTGTCTCAGCTGATTTCCAGGAGTCAATCTTGTGCTTTGTTGAAGGCGGCGATCCAAACTGCGGAAGGCTGCCGAATTGGCCGCGATACACGTCGAGAGATCGATTGGCGATGCATTTCGATACGGCTCCCGTCGTTGGCACGTTCGACGTCTCCGTCACGACAATACATTCGTAA
- a CDS encoding DoxX family protein, producing MENSMSPTAIQRISRALMSALFLVAGIRKLIAWNATAAYFGSFGLPLAELAVPLVVLLEIGGAVALIAGWRLRELSIVLALYSVATALIAHRFWSVEPVQFNGQLNNFLKNFAIAGGFVLLWSQNHRQEDNRSVAA from the coding sequence ATGGAAAACTCCATGTCACCTACTGCGATCCAACGGATCTCTCGAGCACTCATGTCAGCGTTGTTCTTGGTTGCAGGCATCCGCAAGCTGATTGCGTGGAATGCGACCGCTGCATATTTTGGCTCGTTCGGGCTGCCCTTGGCGGAGCTGGCTGTCCCGCTCGTCGTGCTGCTGGAGATTGGCGGCGCGGTAGCCTTGATAGCAGGATGGCGCCTGCGCGAGCTATCGATCGTGCTCGCATTGTATTCGGTAGCGACTGCATTGATCGCGCATCGATTCTGGAGCGTAGAGCCCGTCCAATTCAACGGTCAGCTGAATAACTTTTTGAAGAATTTCGCGATCGCTGGGGGATTCGTTCTACTGTGGTCGCAAAATCACCGCCAAGAGGATAACAGGTCGGTTGCAGCGTAA